In Zingiber officinale cultivar Zhangliang chromosome 6A, Zo_v1.1, whole genome shotgun sequence, a single genomic region encodes these proteins:
- the LOC121995275 gene encoding dirigent protein 2-like, translating into MLNYCMMEVVVSFPSFILFLLLSSATVAFAQNYSEHLHFYFLERVAGSPNATAAVSVNLHPESPVGGFGNIGVMDDILLEGPEPSSPVIGRAQGLVVYSDLTGLSATTAVNLVFTAGEHNGSSLAMFGRYEQERVSDRSIIGGSGQFRLARGYALSQLVDATATTLTAEFDVYITYP; encoded by the coding sequence ATGCTTAACTATTGTATGATGGAAGTCGTCGTCTCGTTTCCCTCTTTcatcctcttccttctcctctcctctgccacgGTGGCCTTTGCCCAGAACTACTCCGAACACCTGCATTTCTACTTCCTAGAACGCGTCGCGGGTTCCCCCAACGCGACGGCAGCGGTGTCAGTGAACCTCCACCCGGAATCCCCTGTCGGAGGCTTCGGCAACATCGGGGTGATGGACGACATTCTCCTCGAGGGGCCCGAGCCTAGCTCACCGGTCATTGGCCGGGCGCAAGGGCTCGTCGTCTACTCAGATTTAACAGGACTCAGCGCGACGACGGCAGTGAACTTAGTGTTCACCGCTGGGGAGCACAACGGGAGCTCGTTGGCCATGTTCGGGAGGTACGAGCAGGAAAGAGTGTCGGACCGGAGCATCATAGGTGGAAGCGGACAGTTCCGGCTGGCCAGAGGCTACGCCCTGAGCCAACTGGTCGATGCCACGGCCACCACACTCACTGCTGAGTTCGATGTTTATATCACGTATCCTTGA
- the LOC121995276 gene encoding dirigent protein 2-like yields the protein MEVVVSFPSFILFLLLSSATVAFSQNYSDHLHFYFLERVAGSPNATAVVSVNLHPESSAGGFGNIGVIDNILLEGPEPSSPVIGRAQGLAVFSDLTGLSITTALNLVFTAGEYNGSSLAMFGRYEPGRVSDRSIIGGSGQFRLARGYALSQLVNATATTLTAEFDVYITYPGPCVMISSAYK from the coding sequence ATGGAAGTCGTCGTCTCGTTTCCCTCTTTcatcctcttccttctcctctcctctgccacgGTGGCCTTCTCACAGAACTACTCCGACCACCTTCATTTTTACTTCCTAGAACGCGTCGCGGGTTCCCCCAACGCGACGGCAGTTGTGTCAGTGAACCTCCACCCGGAATCCTCTGCCGGAGGCTTCGGTAACATCGGGGTGATCGACAACATTCTCCTCGAAGGGCCCGAGCCTAGTTCGCCGGTCATCGGCCGGGCCCAAGGGCTCGCCGTGTTCTCAGATTTGACAGGACTTAGCATAACGACGGCCTTGAACTTGGTGTTCACCGCCGGAGAGTACAACGGGAGCTCGTTGGCCATGTTCGGGAGGTACGAGCCGGGAAGAGTGTCGGATCGGAGCATCATAGGCGGAAGCGGACAGTTCCGGCTGGCCAGGGGCTACGCCCTTAGCCAACTGGTCAATGCCACTGCCACGACACTCACTGCTGAGTTCGATGTTTATATCACATATCCTGGACCATGCGTGATGATTTCTTCTGCTTATAAGTAA
- the LOC121997899 gene encoding flavin-containing monooxygenase FMO GS-OX-like 4, translating to MSPSSCLAAWLVTPPSASLRVAVIGAGAAGFVAARELRREGHRVVVFERGAAIGGTWVYTTATESDPLGLDPFREIVHSSLYDSLRTNLPRECMDFLDYPFSSGRSPAGGDPRRFPGHREVLRYLEDFCRDFDLYRLIRFQTEVTGVENLCDERWEVRSRRDGLVEESEVFDGVVVCNGHYTEPRVAEIPGINTWPGKQMHSHNYRLPELFLDQMVVIIGSSSSAVDISRDIAKYAKEVHVSSRSLSTEFPKKQPGYDNMWLHSAIESTHTDGNVVFLDGSQFHVDVIIHCTGYKYHFPFLKTNNTVTVDDNCVGPLYKHVFPPSHAPRLSFIGIPWKVAPFPLFELQSKWVAGVLSGRITLPTEEEMMADVEAWYLEIEALGWPKRYNHNLSENQFEYDDWLAAQCGHPPIEEWRKLMYESASMNRVARPEKYRDEWDDDHLVTQAEQSFKFL from the exons ATGTCCCCCTCTTCCTGCCTCGCCGCTTGGCTCGTGACCCCGCCTTCGGCCTCCCTCAGGGTGGCCGTCATCGGCGCCGGTGCCGCAGGTTTCGTGGCCGCGCGCGAGCTCCGCCGCGAGGGCCACCGCGTCGTCGTCTTCGAGCGTGGCGCTGCCATTGGGGGCACCTGGGTCTACACCACCGCCACCGAGTCCGATCCCCTAGGCCTCGATCCCTTCCGTGAGATCGTCCACTCCAGCCTCTACGATTCACTCCGCACGAATCTTCCTCGCGAGTGTATGGACTTCCTCGACTATCCTTTCTCCTCCGGCCGCTCGCCCGCCGGGGGTGATCCTCGGCGGTTCCCAGGGCACCGTGAGGTGCTTCGTTATCTGGAGGATTTTTGCAGGGATTTTGACCTGTACAGGCTGATCCGGTTTCAGACGGAGGTGACCGGGGTGGAGAATCTTTGCGACGAGAGATGGGAAGTTAGGTCGAGGAGGGATGGCTTGGTCGAAGAGAGTGAGGTGTTTGATGGTGTGGTTGTTTGCAATGGTCACTACACCGAGCCGCGGGTTGCGGAGATTCCTG GTATCAATACATGGCCTGGGAAGCAAATGCATAGTCACAATTATCGGCTCCCTGAGCTATTCCTTGATCAA ATGGTGGTTATAATTGGGAGCTCATCTAGTGCTGTTGACATTTCAAGGGATATtgctaaatatgctaaagaagtgcatgTATCTAGTCGGTCACTGTCTACTGAATTTCCAAAGAAGCAACCTGGCTATGATAACATGTGGCTTCATTCTGCG ATTGAGAGCACCCACACGGATGGCAATGTAGTATTTCTAGATGGAAGCCAATTCCATGTTGATGTTATTATCCATTGTACCGG GTACAAATACCACTTCCCTTTTCTTAAAACAAACAATACTGTCACTGTGGATGACAATTGTGTTGGCCCGTTGTATAAGCATGTATTTCCACCATCTCATGCTCCAAGACTTTCCTTTATTGGAATACCTTGGAAG GTAGCTCCTTTCCCACTATTTGAATTGCAAAGTAAGTGGGTCGCAGGTGTTTTATCTGGGCGAATTACACTACCAACTGAAGAAGAAATGATGGCAGATGTAGAAGCTTGGTACTTGGAAATTGAGGCTCTTGGATGGCCCAAGAGATACAACCATAACTTGTCCGAAAATCAG TTCGAGTATGACGACTGGCTTGCAGCGCAGTGTGGTCATCCTCCCATTGAAGAGTGGAGGAAGTTGATGTACGAGTCCGCTTCCATGAATAGAGTAGCTCGACCAGAGAAATATCGCGATGAATGGGACGATGATCATTTAGTCACACAAGCTGAACAGTCTTTTAAATTCTTGTGA
- the LOC121997898 gene encoding TVP38/TMEM64 family membrane protein slr0305-like: MHSTRPCLFSPCPTPLLPIRFSSASSSSFSAIKPHRIAAFRPLSSLKESKNKKATLRKASDVPQNLSLENGKGRGDGKLTEDGEGDLGGDAALKGTVLAGFLLVGVVGGCGTAGYVYKDQINAFLAQFSGFIDGYGPAGYALFVLVYAGLEILAIPAIPLTMSAGLLFGSLIGTIIVSISGTVAAAVAFLIARYFARERILKLVEGNKKFLAIDKAIGENGFRVVTLLRLSPLLPFSLGNYLYGLTSVKFVPYVLGSWLGMLPGTWAYVSAGAFGRAIIQGEYSRMGLPGWDGQLVTFGLGLLFTALAASYVTRLAKDAVKDIR; the protein is encoded by the exons ATGCACTCAACAAGGCCTTGCCTCTTCTCTCCCTGTCCCACTCCGCTCCTACCCATCCGCTTCTCCTCTGccagctcctcctccttctccgccATCAAGCCGCACCGCATCGCCGCCTTCCGCCCTCTCTCCTCCCTCAAGGAGTCCAAGAACAAGAAGGCCACCCTCCGCAAGGCCAGTGACGTGCCCCAGAACCTTAGTTTAGAAAACGGAAAGGGAAGGGGCGACGGGAAACTCACAGAGGACGGCGAGGGGGACCTCGGCGGGGACGCCGCTCTGAAGGGGACGGTCCTCGCTGGATTTCTTTTGGTCGGAGTCGTCGGAGGGTGCGGGACTGCTGGATATGTGTACAAGGATCAGATTAATGCTTTTCTTGCCCAATTCTCCGGTTTCATCGACG GTTATGGGCCTGCCGGATATGCTTTATTTGTACTTGTTTATGCTGGACTTGAG ATTTTGGCAATTCCAGCAATTCCCTTAACAATGTCAGCGGGTCTTCTGTTTGGTAGTCTGATTGGTACCATCATCGTCTCCATCAGTGGGACA GTTGCTGCTGCTGTAGCTTTTCTTATTGCTAGGTATTTTGCACGTGAACGGATTCTCAAATTGGTTGAAGGAAATAAGAAATTTTTAGCAATTGATAAGGCAATTGGAGAAAATGGCTTTAGAGTTGTTACACTCCTTCGTTTGAGTCCTTTGCTCCCATTTTCTCTGGGGAACTATCTATATGGTTTGACATCAGTGAAGTTTGTTCCTTATGTGCTAGGAAG TTGGTTGGGAATGCTTCCGGGGACATGGGCTTATGTTAGTGCAGGTGCATTTGGGCGAGCTATAATT CAAGGGGAGTACTCACGGATGGGGTTACCAGGGTGGGATGGTCAATTAGTGACTTTTGGCTTAGGGCTACTTTTTACAGCCCTTGCTGCATCTTATGTGACTCGCCTTGCAAAG GATGCAGTAAAAGACATCAGATAG